The following coding sequences are from one Myxococcales bacterium window:
- a CDS encoding IS4 family transposase: protein MSLLRGPGDHFRAFFKLTSGCADKFDRTRTWSARSVLMWLMVLTMPDRKMSYRRSLRIVAYYGRKVFDWAKVPTLSSISEARKKVSIETCRGLLHQLVERCESIMPTPKTPWGKRRFIAFDGTRVVLPRSADTARKMARPKRPNGTSVHNPQGLVVMAADVFRRLPLDWSLTGKGIGERTSMQKLVHRLPFKAGDVAVMDRGFPSRHLFSALIEHGVDIIARMSASKATAWKELKPFLSSNKKTAKVTLTLPGAKGNIELQVRVVERDAKPGRPRKGTKNERMVIVSTLSGKDGFDRKDIIKLYASRWGIESLFKEMKSFMQTEDFHSKSVQGCEQELISAMIWIALASFLQAEAERTLDGRRVVRADCLRAAGDLLFAMLSGKSIHEQMDDDIAALRMFAYAPQQDRHYPRECKRPFGRTIQRGGA from the coding sequence ATGAGCCTGCTTCGTGGACCTGGCGATCACTTTCGAGCGTTCTTCAAACTGACCAGTGGCTGTGCGGACAAGTTCGACCGGACACGGACATGGAGCGCCCGCAGCGTCTTGATGTGGCTGATGGTCCTGACGATGCCGGACCGAAAGATGAGCTATCGACGGAGCTTGCGGATCGTGGCGTACTACGGGCGCAAGGTGTTCGATTGGGCGAAGGTACCGACGTTGTCGTCCATCAGTGAAGCAAGAAAGAAGGTCTCGATCGAGACATGCCGTGGGTTGCTGCACCAGCTGGTCGAGCGGTGCGAGTCCATCATGCCGACTCCGAAAACCCCGTGGGGGAAACGTCGATTCATCGCGTTCGATGGAACGCGAGTTGTGTTGCCGCGCAGCGCGGATACAGCGAGGAAGATGGCGCGGCCGAAGCGGCCGAATGGGACGTCGGTGCACAATCCACAAGGGTTGGTGGTGATGGCTGCGGATGTGTTTCGCCGTCTTCCGTTGGATTGGTCCCTGACCGGAAAAGGCATCGGCGAGAGGACGTCCATGCAGAAGCTGGTTCACCGATTGCCGTTCAAGGCAGGCGACGTGGCCGTCATGGACAGAGGGTTTCCGAGTCGCCACCTGTTCTCAGCCTTGATTGAACATGGCGTTGACATCATTGCGAGAATGAGCGCATCGAAGGCGACGGCGTGGAAAGAGCTCAAGCCATTCTTGTCTTCAAACAAGAAGACCGCGAAAGTGACACTGACGCTTCCGGGGGCGAAAGGGAACATTGAGCTTCAGGTGCGCGTCGTCGAGCGCGACGCAAAGCCAGGCCGCCCGAGGAAAGGCACGAAGAACGAAAGGATGGTCATCGTGTCCACCTTGAGCGGAAAGGACGGATTCGATCGCAAAGACATCATCAAGCTCTACGCCTCTCGATGGGGAATCGAATCTCTCTTCAAGGAAATGAAGAGCTTCATGCAGACCGAGGACTTCCACAGCAAGAGCGTCCAAGGATGTGAACAGGAACTCATTTCCGCGATGATCTGGATAGCCCTGGCATCGTTCCTTCAAGCAGAAGCGGAGCGTACCCTTGATGGCCGACGCGTCGTTCGCGCAGACTGCCTACGAGCGGCCGGTGATCTGCTCTTTGCGATGCTTTCAGGAAAATCCATCCATGAACAGATGGACGATGACATCGCCGCCCTTCGAATGTTCGCGTACGCCCCACAACAAGACAGGCACTATCCGAGGGAGTGCAAACGTCCCTTCGGTCGCACCATCCAAAGGGGTGGTGCTTAA
- a CDS encoding ATP-binding protein: protein MSQGAYTTRYLLPSVQSDLKEKMVFLGGPRQVGKTTLARALPGGKQGYLNWDIPEDRARLLARTLPDASLWVFDELHKFRGWRAFLKGLYDKTLGDPPILVTGSARLDWYLYGGDSLQGRYHYLRLHPFSVKELGAAPGAVMDLFERGGFPEPLLKLDGRGARRWSLEYRSRLLRDDLQGVENLSDLGRLEMLMAALPDRVGSPLSINALREDLQISHPTVARWLDVFERVYAIFRIPPFGAPKLRAVKKEQKHYHFDWTLVFEPGPRFENLVASHLLKWVHHQLDIEGRELELRYFRDVDGREVDFIVTERRKPILAVECKLSSGPVDKSLRYFVQRFPQVKAWQVSLNGTEDLRTPEGIRIAPAHTLLATLV from the coding sequence ATGTCCCAGGGCGCCTACACGACGCGTTATCTTCTGCCCTCCGTGCAGAGCGACCTGAAAGAGAAGATGGTCTTTCTTGGTGGCCCCCGGCAGGTGGGGAAGACCACTCTGGCGCGCGCGCTGCCAGGAGGGAAGCAAGGGTACTTGAATTGGGACATACCCGAAGATCGCGCGCGCTTGCTCGCGCGAACTCTGCCGGACGCAAGTCTTTGGGTCTTCGACGAATTGCACAAGTTCCGCGGCTGGCGCGCCTTCCTCAAGGGGCTCTACGACAAGACCCTTGGAGATCCGCCCATCCTCGTGACCGGGAGCGCACGCCTCGATTGGTACCTTTATGGAGGGGATTCGTTGCAGGGGCGATACCACTACCTCCGTCTTCACCCTTTCTCCGTGAAGGAGCTTGGCGCGGCGCCAGGCGCTGTCATGGACCTATTCGAGCGCGGCGGCTTTCCCGAGCCCTTGCTCAAGCTCGACGGCCGCGGCGCGCGCCGCTGGTCGCTCGAATATCGATCACGTCTTCTGCGGGACGATCTGCAGGGTGTGGAGAATCTCTCGGACCTCGGCAGGCTGGAGATGCTCATGGCGGCCTTGCCCGACCGCGTGGGCTCACCGCTTTCCATCAACGCCTTGCGAGAGGATCTTCAAATCTCGCACCCCACCGTTGCGCGCTGGTTGGACGTCTTCGAACGAGTGTACGCCATCTTCCGAATTCCACCTTTCGGCGCGCCGAAACTGCGGGCCGTCAAAAAAGAGCAGAAGCACTACCACTTCGATTGGACTTTGGTGTTCGAGCCAGGTCCACGGTTCGAGAACCTCGTGGCGAGCCATCTACTCAAATGGGTGCACCACCAACTCGACATCGAAGGGCGCGAGCTCGAGCTTCGCTACTTTCGCGATGTGGACGGGCGCGAGGTCGACTTCATCGTGACCGAGCGTCGAAAACCTATCCTGGCTGTCGAGTGCAAGCTGAGCTCTGGCCCGGTGGACAAAAGCCTGCGTTACTTCGTGCAACGGTTTCCCCAGGTGAAGGCCTGGCAGGTCAGCCTCAACGGCACCGAAGATCTGCGGACGCCCGAAGGCATTCGCATCGCGCCGGCCCACACCTTGCTCGCCACCCTGGTGTGA
- a CDS encoding amidohydrolase yields the protein MAAKGENRAKKSRPVDPVQSPITFRPCANDEFHPFPYTERDHRAEAMFQSLVDEKASRLGISRRAFAQSACGSAAALFVFNQVYGCSEHGQTLRDPTTDAGYDVSPAMMEDAAAAEDALAGDEFIFDVQVHAAASKPPWTPDDLCDGAPPGCISPVTFIKEIFIASDTDVACLSGVPSSRSADPLAIEARARIKEIVDRLSGGPRLVIHANVRPNLGEAELDLMEEDARAFAVAAWKVYPSDGSWALDSDEVGQPFIERARKLGIKVIAAHRGISSDAGRYDDVSSPRDLAAAAKANPDIAFLAYHAGWEGRIQEDHPFDPREANPAGIDRMVKAVLDHGIDKNGNVYAELGSTWRNLMASPSQAAHALGKLLKYLGPDRIVWGTDCLFTGSPQEQIEAFRRFQIPEAMQETYGYPALTDEIRRKIFGLNAARVYGVTPGRVLQHIKADDISRDKLAAKLDPGALPLPRRKHYGPRTRREFFALRERPSRGIPSRSPT from the coding sequence ATGGCTGCCAAGGGCGAGAACCGGGCGAAGAAGTCACGGCCCGTGGACCCCGTGCAATCACCGATCACCTTTCGGCCCTGCGCGAACGACGAGTTTCATCCGTTTCCGTACACCGAACGTGATCACCGTGCCGAGGCGATGTTTCAGTCCTTGGTCGATGAAAAGGCCTCACGGCTCGGTATTTCTCGCCGCGCCTTCGCCCAAAGCGCCTGTGGCTCCGCGGCGGCCCTGTTCGTGTTCAATCAGGTCTACGGCTGCAGCGAGCACGGCCAGACGCTACGCGATCCAACGACAGACGCCGGGTACGACGTTTCCCCCGCGATGATGGAAGACGCCGCGGCTGCCGAAGACGCCCTCGCGGGCGACGAGTTCATCTTCGACGTGCAGGTACACGCCGCGGCTTCCAAGCCACCGTGGACACCGGACGACCTGTGTGACGGCGCCCCGCCAGGCTGCATCAGCCCGGTGACCTTCATCAAAGAGATCTTCATCGCCAGCGACACCGATGTGGCGTGCCTTTCCGGTGTGCCCTCGTCACGCAGCGCTGACCCCCTGGCGATCGAAGCCCGCGCGCGCATCAAGGAGATCGTGGATCGGCTGAGCGGCGGGCCCCGCTTGGTGATCCACGCCAACGTACGCCCCAATCTAGGCGAAGCCGAACTCGACCTGATGGAAGAAGACGCGCGTGCCTTTGCCGTGGCCGCCTGGAAAGTGTACCCGAGCGACGGCTCGTGGGCGCTCGACAGCGACGAAGTGGGTCAGCCCTTCATCGAACGCGCGCGCAAGCTGGGCATCAAAGTGATCGCCGCCCACCGGGGCATCAGCAGCGACGCCGGCCGCTACGACGACGTCTCTTCACCACGTGATCTCGCCGCCGCCGCCAAAGCCAACCCCGACATCGCCTTCCTCGCATATCACGCAGGCTGGGAAGGCCGCATCCAGGAAGATCACCCTTTCGATCCCCGCGAGGCCAACCCCGCGGGCATCGACCGCATGGTCAAGGCCGTGCTCGATCACGGCATCGACAAGAACGGAAACGTCTACGCCGAACTGGGCTCCACCTGGCGCAACCTGATGGCGTCTCCCTCGCAGGCAGCGCACGCTCTTGGCAAGTTGCTCAAGTACCTGGGACCCGACCGCATCGTGTGGGGCACCGATTGCTTGTTCACGGGCTCACCCCAGGAGCAGATCGAAGCCTTCCGGCGGTTCCAGATCCCCGAGGCCATGCAAGAGACCTACGGCTATCCGGCCCTCACCGACGAGATCCGTCGCAAGATCTTCGGCCTCAACGCCGCCCGCGTCTACGGCGTCACACCTGGCCGCGTGCTCCAGCACATAAAAGCCGACGACATCAGCCGCGACAAATTGGCCGCCAAGTTGGATCCCGGCGCCCTGCCCCTGCCCCGCCGTAAGCACTACGGTCCTCGCACCCGCCGCGAGTTCTTCGCCCTGCGCGAGCGGCCTTCGCGTGGGATCCCCTCCCGCAGCCCGACCTAA